One Hevea brasiliensis isolate MT/VB/25A 57/8 chromosome 5, ASM3005281v1, whole genome shotgun sequence genomic region harbors:
- the LOC110671742 gene encoding uncharacterized protein LOC110671742, whose protein sequence is MAPSKGWMDLVGDRLNNIYLRGVEEFLDYAFKKTGTHGEIRYPCVKCSNTYSATREVVGTHLKVYGIIHNYTFWYHHGERVGESESDSESVQLSENEPSNEMHNMLMDLYPEFCDQDANDMDTDTFIHDIHEEESNDEANKFYRLLRDFEQPLYQGSKNSKLSCLVKLLHIKSLGLWSNESFTMLLQLLKDELLPKGSTLPESYYDAKKVIQDLGLSYKKIDACVNNCMLYWKEDEGLDFCKICGYSRWKTDKYNGEDKLKANGKRIPTKILRYFPLKPRLQRLFMSIKTASLMRWQKDKRVDDGVMRHPADSMAWTSFDKLYPNFASDSRNVRLGLASDGFQPFANSKMPYSVWPVLLIPYNLPPWMCMKQSNFILSMLIPGPEGPGDAIDIYLQPLIEELRELWETGIYTFDAYAQQNFKLHAALLWTINDFPAYGNLSGWSTKGKLACPCCNKDTYWMRLANRGKQCYMGHRRYLPLNHKWRNDKKSFDGTRERGLPPKALSGDDILNQVKDLEGTILTKAPHVKKAI, encoded by the coding sequence ATGGCTCCTAGTAAAGGATGGATGGATCTTGTTGGTGATCgtcttaataatatatatttacgtGGAGTTGAAGAATTTTTAGACTATGCTTTTAAGAAGACTGGGACGCATGGGGAAATACGTTATCCATGTGTCAAGTGTAGTAACACATATTCCGCCACACGAGAAGTGGTAGGAACACACCTCAAGGTGTATGGAATAATACATAATTACACATTTTGGTATCACCATGGAGAAAGGGTAGGTGAATCTGAATCTGATTCAGAAAGTGTTCAACTAAGTGAAAATGAGCCTAGCAATGAGATGCATAACATGTTAATGGATTTGTATCCAGAGTTTTGTGATCAAGATGCAAATGATATGGATACGGATACCTTTATCCATGATATTCATGAAGAGGAATCGAATGATGAAGCCAATAAATTCTATAGGTTATTAAGAGATTTTGAGCAACCATTATACCAAGGTTCTAAGAACTCAAAGTTGTCTTGCTTAGTCAAATTGCTCCATATCAAGAGCTTAGGCCTATGGAGTAATGAGTCATTTACTATGTTGTTACAATTATTGAAAGATGAATTATTACCTAAAGGATCTACTTTGCCAGAATCATATTATGATGCAAAGAAGGTAATTCAAGATCTTGGTCTCTCATACAAAAAGATTGATGCATGTGTAAATAATTGCATGTTATATTGGAAAGAGGATGAGGGGTTAGATTTTTGCAAGATATGTGGCTATTCTAGATGGAAGACTGATAAATATAATGGGGAAGACAAGCTTAAAGCCAATGGAAAGAGAATACCAACAAAAATTCTACGTTACTTTCCACTAAAGCCAAGACTTCAAAGATTGTTTATGTCCATAAAGACAGCGTCTTTGATGAGATGGCAAAAAGATAAGAGGGTAGATGATGGAGTGATGAGACACCCTGCTGATTCAATGGCATGGACTTCTTTTGACAAACTATATCCAAATTTTGCCTCAGACTCGCGCAATGTGAGACTGGGCCTTGCTAGTGATGGATTTCAACCCTTTGCCAATTCAAAAATGCCATATAGTGTTTGGCCAGTTTTACTCATTCCATACAATTTGCCACCTTGGATGTGCATGAAacaatcaaattttattttgtcaatgctTATTCCAGGTCCTGAGGGTCCCGGAGATGCAATTGATATCTATCTTCAACCTTTAATAGAAGAACTAAGAGAGTTATGGGAAACTGGTATTTATACATTTGATGCATATGCACAACAGAATTTCAAGTTACATGCAGCTTTACTATGGACTATCAATGATTTCCCTGCATATGGGAACTTATCAGGTTGGAGCACTAAGGGAAAGTTGGCTTGTCCTTGTTGTAATAAGGACACCTATTGGATGAGGTTGGCTAATAGAGGCAAGCAATGTTATATGGGTCATCGACGATATCTTCCTCTTAATCACAAATGGAGAAATGATAAGAAATCTTTTGATGGCACAAGGGAGCGAGGGTTACCACCCAAGGCACTTTCAGGAGATGATATACTTAATCAAGTGAAAGATCTTGAAGGGACCATATTAACTAAGGCTCCTCATGTGAAGAAAGCAATCTAA